A genomic stretch from Alosa sapidissima isolate fAloSap1 chromosome 3, fAloSap1.pri, whole genome shotgun sequence includes:
- the LOC121704965 gene encoding suppressor of cytokine signaling 7-like isoform X1 gives MNNAQDMSPDFVLMRLVSAAEYDRVDEENLLTGSGVVSGFGKAALGHHGNNITSGFELDPTNPSAGPVCQTNPSPHCSSQPESGTAALDSGIMLTRPSLSDTPPPPDFAVAQRFEFPHTGGRGSRAQLMVFQNLLTTGEALEQSGYQTGENDTLDGGGTGVSNGGVDDNSNYSISAHQRIPSQRLQWHPVMQLTKVAVEGSDFSVGRGGLCHRHHLVTDTMDWPPLLDKSLQFGMLDPRKAGTDHHREDPVLSLARRLGELGQASEKLLKDGEPLRCSCQSVLASATAGMGPGEDPSETSDALLVLEGLGSSEVGELAMGGCPRPGRDGFKGEPGAQSGEPDTGQDGATTPMTMTTMTVAAATATFSSSSLSGLMQQVQRLAAAGAALGVDAYRDPQTCRPSLPDGLSPSGPLAPDASGSSSATLPEAPAAATTQALEHPQPSDAASLPTPTTAAHTPLSRPPTPKRIGSPMAVAAALGSATLGGGGGASESQKSRGKSRKGSLKIRLSKLFRTRSSGTGVGGAGAGASGGSGGPSPLLDKRPSLASSTSSGGSLMDVWSSSSAEPDAGSRPQLSRPQSAFSPVPFTPAFTGETVSLVDVDISRRGGSSLHPPTPPPPPRRSLSLLDDFGGPQPGVSLDNVVGASMQSLPLRAPPPSHAVIQHSLSLNDTFLRGLPRPIPLVPEGPNSARHEQRPSLFPLSRPDASSFATSLRELEKCGWYWGPMNWEDAELKLKGKPDGSFLVRDSSDPRYILSLSFRSQGVTHHTRMEHYRGTFSLWCHPKFEDRCHSVVEFIERAIMHSKNGKFLYFLRSRVPGLPPTPVQLLYPVSRFSSVKSLQHLCRFCIRQMVRIDHIQELPLPTPLIEYLRKFYYYDPEEEMYMSIREARRDPAAAQPTETQT, from the exons ATGAATAACGCGCAAGATATGTCTCCCGATTTTGTGTTGATGCGCCTGGTTTCTGCAGCGGAATATGACCGTGTAGACGAGGAGAATTTGTTGACGGGTAGCGGAGTGGTTTCCGGATTCGGGAAAGCAGCTTTGGGTCATCATGGCAACAACATCACCAGTGGGTTCGAGTTGGACCCCACTAACCCCTCCGCAGGCCCGGTGTGCCAGACCAATCCCTCCCCGCACTGTAGTTCTCAACCGGAGAGCGGGACAGCAGCGCTTGACAGCGGCATAATGCTGACTCGACCCTCGCTGTCTGATACTCCACCGCCGCCCGACTTTGCCGTGGCCCAGCGCTTCGAATTCCCACACACGGGGGGCCGAGGATCGCGGGCACAGCTCATGGTTTTTCAAAACCTTCTAACGACCGGAGAAGCACTTGAGCAGTCCGGTTATCAAACGGGCGAGAACGACACGCTAGACGGCGGCGGCACAGGTGTGTCAAACGGCGGCGTCGATGACAATTCCAACTACAGCATAAGCGCACACCAGCGAATACCCTCACAAAGACTCCAGTGGCACCCGGTAATGCAACTCACCAAGGTAGCGGTGGAGGGCAGCGACTTTTCCGTGGGGAGAGGAGGTCTCTGCCACAGGCACCATTTAGTCACTGACACCATGGACTGGCCTCCTTTACTAGACAAATCCCTACAGTTTGGCATGCTGGATCCGCGCAAGGCTGGTACTGACCACCACAGGGAGGACCCAGTGCTTAGCCTGGCCAGACGTCTGGGGGAGCTAGGCCAGGCTTCGGAGAAGCTCCTGAAGGATGGCGAGCCGCTGCGCTGCTCCTGCCAGAGCGTACTGGCATCGGCCACGGCGGGCATGGGGCCTGGGGAGGACCCGAGTGAGACCAGCGACGCGCTGCTGGTGCTGGAGGGCCTGGGCTCGTCAGAGGTGGGCGAGCTGGCCATGGGCGGGTGCCCACGCCCGGGTCGGGACGGCTTCAAAGGAGAACCAGGGGCCCAGTCGGGGGAACCGGACACCGGCCAGGACGGGGCGACGACGCCGATGACCATGACAACCATGACAGTCGCCGCGGCGACGGCCACCTTCTCCAGCAGCTCTCTGAGCGGCCTCATGCAGCAGGTGCAGAGGCTGGCAGCGGCAGGGGCCGCGCTGGGTGTAGACGCCTACCGCGACCCACAGACGTGCCGCCCGTCCCTGCCGGACGGCCTCAGCCCCTCGGGCCCGCTGGCACCGGACGCCTCCGGCTCCTCCTCGGCGACTCTTCCCGAAGCGCCTGCCGCTGCGACCACGCAAGCACTGGAGCACCCTCAGCCCTCGGACGCAGCCTCTCTGCCCACCCCGACCACTGCGGCCCACACCCCGCTGAGCCGCCCCCCCACGCCCAAGCGCATCGGCTCCCCCATGGCTGTGGCGGCTGCCCTGGGCAGTGCCACCCTcgggggtggtggaggtgcCAGCGAGAGCCAGAAGAGCAGGGGCAAGTCGAGGAAAGGCTCCCTGAAGATCCGCCTCAGCAAGCTGTTCCGCACCCGGAGCAGTGGCACAGGAGTGGGGGGCGCGGGAGCGGGCGCCAGCGGGGGAAGCGGCGGTCCCAGCCCCTTGCTGGACAAGCGTCCCTCACTGGCCTCGTCCACGTCGTCGGGGGGCAGCCTGATGGACGTGTGGAGTTCATCCAGCGCCGAACCGGACGCTGGCAGCAG ACCCCAGCTGTCGAGGCCCCAAAGTGCCTTTTCTCCTGTGCCCTTCACTCCTGCCTTCACTG GTGAGACTGTGTCCCTGGTAGATGTGGACATCTCTCGTAGAGGAGGGAGCTCTCTacacccccccactcccccgCCTCCTCCCCGACGAAGCCTCAGCCTGCTGG ACGACTTCGGCGGGCCGCAGCCTGGGGTGTCCCTGGACAATGTGGTGGGGGCGTCCATGCAGTCACTGCCCCTGAGAGCCCCACCCCCTTCCCACGCCGTTATCCAGCACAGCCTCAGCCTCAACG ACACCTTCCTCAGAGGACTGCCGCGGCCCATACCCTTGGTGCCGGAAGGTCCGAACTCGGCCCGGCACGAGCAGCGTCCCTCTCTGTTTCCACTGAGTCGACCCGACGCAAGCAGCTTCGCCACCAGCCTCAGGGAGCTGGAGAAG tgCGGCTGGTACTGGGGCCCCATGAACTGGGAGGACGCGGAGCTGAAGCTGAAGGGGAAGCCGGACGGCTCGTTTCTGGTGCGGGACAGCTCTGACCCCCGCTACATCCTCAGCCTGAGCTTCAGATCGCAGGGAGTCACGCACCACACACGCATGGAGCACTACAGAG GGACATTCAGTCTGTGGTGCCACCCGAAGTTCGAGGACCGCTGCCACTCGGTGGTGGAGTTTATCGAGCGTGCCATCATGCACTCCAAAAATGGAAAATTTCTCTACTTCCTACGATCTCGAGTACcag GGTTGCCGCCCACGCCGGTGCAGCTGCTGTACCCAGTGTCCCGCTTCAGCTCCGTCAAGTCCCTCCAGCACCTGTGCCGCTTCTGCATCCGGCAGATGGTGCGCATCGACCACATCCAGGAGCTGCCCCTGCCCAC GCCTCTGATCGAGTACCTGAGGAAGTTTTACTACTACGACCCTGAGGAGGAGATGTACATGTCCATCAGGGAGGCCAGGAGGGACCCTGCCGCTGCCCAGCCCACCGAGACACAGACGTAG
- the LOC121704965 gene encoding suppressor of cytokine signaling 7-like isoform X2 has protein sequence MNNAQDMSPDFVLMRLVSAAEYDRVDEENLLTGSGVVSGFGKAALGHHGNNITSGFELDPTNPSAGPVCQTNPSPHCSSQPESGTAALDSGIMLTRPSLSDTPPPPDFAVAQRFEFPHTGGRGSRAQLMVFQNLLTTGEALEQSGYQTGENDTLDGGGTGVSNGGVDDNSNYSISAHQRIPSQRLQWHPVMQLTKVAVEGSDFSVGRGGLCHRHHLVTDTMDWPPLLDKSLQFGMLDPRKAGTDHHREDPVLSLARRLGELGQASEKLLKDGEPLRCSCQSVLASATAGMGPGEDPSETSDALLVLEGLGSSEVGELAMGGCPRPGRDGFKGEPGAQSGEPDTGQDGATTPMTMTTMTVAAATATFSSSSLSGLMQQVQRLAAAGAALGVDAYRDPQTCRPSLPDGLSPSGPLAPDASGSSSATLPEAPAAATTQALEHPQPSDAASLPTPTTAAHTPLSRPPTPKRIGSPMAVAAALGSATLGGGGGASESQKSRGKSRKGSLKIRLSKLFRTRSSGTGVGGAGAGASGGSGGPSPLLDKRPSLASSTSSGGSLMDVWSSSSAEPDAGSRPQLSRPQSAFSPVPFTPAFTDDFGGPQPGVSLDNVVGASMQSLPLRAPPPSHAVIQHSLSLNDTFLRGLPRPIPLVPEGPNSARHEQRPSLFPLSRPDASSFATSLRELEKCGWYWGPMNWEDAELKLKGKPDGSFLVRDSSDPRYILSLSFRSQGVTHHTRMEHYRGTFSLWCHPKFEDRCHSVVEFIERAIMHSKNGKFLYFLRSRVPGLPPTPVQLLYPVSRFSSVKSLQHLCRFCIRQMVRIDHIQELPLPTPLIEYLRKFYYYDPEEEMYMSIREARRDPAAAQPTETQT, from the exons ATGAATAACGCGCAAGATATGTCTCCCGATTTTGTGTTGATGCGCCTGGTTTCTGCAGCGGAATATGACCGTGTAGACGAGGAGAATTTGTTGACGGGTAGCGGAGTGGTTTCCGGATTCGGGAAAGCAGCTTTGGGTCATCATGGCAACAACATCACCAGTGGGTTCGAGTTGGACCCCACTAACCCCTCCGCAGGCCCGGTGTGCCAGACCAATCCCTCCCCGCACTGTAGTTCTCAACCGGAGAGCGGGACAGCAGCGCTTGACAGCGGCATAATGCTGACTCGACCCTCGCTGTCTGATACTCCACCGCCGCCCGACTTTGCCGTGGCCCAGCGCTTCGAATTCCCACACACGGGGGGCCGAGGATCGCGGGCACAGCTCATGGTTTTTCAAAACCTTCTAACGACCGGAGAAGCACTTGAGCAGTCCGGTTATCAAACGGGCGAGAACGACACGCTAGACGGCGGCGGCACAGGTGTGTCAAACGGCGGCGTCGATGACAATTCCAACTACAGCATAAGCGCACACCAGCGAATACCCTCACAAAGACTCCAGTGGCACCCGGTAATGCAACTCACCAAGGTAGCGGTGGAGGGCAGCGACTTTTCCGTGGGGAGAGGAGGTCTCTGCCACAGGCACCATTTAGTCACTGACACCATGGACTGGCCTCCTTTACTAGACAAATCCCTACAGTTTGGCATGCTGGATCCGCGCAAGGCTGGTACTGACCACCACAGGGAGGACCCAGTGCTTAGCCTGGCCAGACGTCTGGGGGAGCTAGGCCAGGCTTCGGAGAAGCTCCTGAAGGATGGCGAGCCGCTGCGCTGCTCCTGCCAGAGCGTACTGGCATCGGCCACGGCGGGCATGGGGCCTGGGGAGGACCCGAGTGAGACCAGCGACGCGCTGCTGGTGCTGGAGGGCCTGGGCTCGTCAGAGGTGGGCGAGCTGGCCATGGGCGGGTGCCCACGCCCGGGTCGGGACGGCTTCAAAGGAGAACCAGGGGCCCAGTCGGGGGAACCGGACACCGGCCAGGACGGGGCGACGACGCCGATGACCATGACAACCATGACAGTCGCCGCGGCGACGGCCACCTTCTCCAGCAGCTCTCTGAGCGGCCTCATGCAGCAGGTGCAGAGGCTGGCAGCGGCAGGGGCCGCGCTGGGTGTAGACGCCTACCGCGACCCACAGACGTGCCGCCCGTCCCTGCCGGACGGCCTCAGCCCCTCGGGCCCGCTGGCACCGGACGCCTCCGGCTCCTCCTCGGCGACTCTTCCCGAAGCGCCTGCCGCTGCGACCACGCAAGCACTGGAGCACCCTCAGCCCTCGGACGCAGCCTCTCTGCCCACCCCGACCACTGCGGCCCACACCCCGCTGAGCCGCCCCCCCACGCCCAAGCGCATCGGCTCCCCCATGGCTGTGGCGGCTGCCCTGGGCAGTGCCACCCTcgggggtggtggaggtgcCAGCGAGAGCCAGAAGAGCAGGGGCAAGTCGAGGAAAGGCTCCCTGAAGATCCGCCTCAGCAAGCTGTTCCGCACCCGGAGCAGTGGCACAGGAGTGGGGGGCGCGGGAGCGGGCGCCAGCGGGGGAAGCGGCGGTCCCAGCCCCTTGCTGGACAAGCGTCCCTCACTGGCCTCGTCCACGTCGTCGGGGGGCAGCCTGATGGACGTGTGGAGTTCATCCAGCGCCGAACCGGACGCTGGCAGCAG ACCCCAGCTGTCGAGGCCCCAAAGTGCCTTTTCTCCTGTGCCCTTCACTCCTGCCTTCACTG ACGACTTCGGCGGGCCGCAGCCTGGGGTGTCCCTGGACAATGTGGTGGGGGCGTCCATGCAGTCACTGCCCCTGAGAGCCCCACCCCCTTCCCACGCCGTTATCCAGCACAGCCTCAGCCTCAACG ACACCTTCCTCAGAGGACTGCCGCGGCCCATACCCTTGGTGCCGGAAGGTCCGAACTCGGCCCGGCACGAGCAGCGTCCCTCTCTGTTTCCACTGAGTCGACCCGACGCAAGCAGCTTCGCCACCAGCCTCAGGGAGCTGGAGAAG tgCGGCTGGTACTGGGGCCCCATGAACTGGGAGGACGCGGAGCTGAAGCTGAAGGGGAAGCCGGACGGCTCGTTTCTGGTGCGGGACAGCTCTGACCCCCGCTACATCCTCAGCCTGAGCTTCAGATCGCAGGGAGTCACGCACCACACACGCATGGAGCACTACAGAG GGACATTCAGTCTGTGGTGCCACCCGAAGTTCGAGGACCGCTGCCACTCGGTGGTGGAGTTTATCGAGCGTGCCATCATGCACTCCAAAAATGGAAAATTTCTCTACTTCCTACGATCTCGAGTACcag GGTTGCCGCCCACGCCGGTGCAGCTGCTGTACCCAGTGTCCCGCTTCAGCTCCGTCAAGTCCCTCCAGCACCTGTGCCGCTTCTGCATCCGGCAGATGGTGCGCATCGACCACATCCAGGAGCTGCCCCTGCCCAC GCCTCTGATCGAGTACCTGAGGAAGTTTTACTACTACGACCCTGAGGAGGAGATGTACATGTCCATCAGGGAGGCCAGGAGGGACCCTGCCGCTGCCCAGCCCACCGAGACACAGACGTAG